In one window of Synchiropus splendidus isolate RoL2022-P1 chromosome 15, RoL_Sspl_1.0, whole genome shotgun sequence DNA:
- the dgat1b gene encoding diacylglycerol O-acyltransferase 1b isoform X1, producing MDDAIAARVSLRRRRRAGRGARLQPGDGRSQAGSRTALAGSSSGDGGLTKREHSLEVTRTQSKNAKKKQSVDIVHRLSCHKKQESLLSSASGYKNYRGILNWCVVMLVLSNARLFLENLLRYGILVDPIQVVSLFLKDPYNWPAACLVIVSNVFILVALYNERQLSRGSFSEVMGLLVHCVNLSTILIFPAAVVLLVPSMTPVGGAFALGTSTILLLKLCSYKDVNKWCREMSSLKAKTLARSLSCPSSLSSSVDNKVCYPGNLTIRDMYYFIFAPTLCYELNFPRSPSIRMSFLLRRLFEMLFFIQMLVALTQQWMVPIIQSSMKPLEDMDLSRMMERLLRLAVPNHLLWLMFFYWFFHSSLNFTAELLRFGDRQFYNDWWNSETVTYFWQNWNIPVHKWCLRHFYKPLLRRGYSKTLSQSAVFLLSAFFHEYLVSVPLRMFRLWAFMGMMAQLPLAWFVGHFLRGNYGNAAVWLSLIIGQPFAVLMYVHDYYVLNHRPEAGGTL from the exons ATGGACGACGCAATTGCGGCCAGGGTGTCACTTCGCAGGAGAAGGAGAGCGGGGAGAGGAGCGAGGCTGCAGCCGGGGGACGGAAGGTCGCAGGCGGGGAGTCGGACTGCACTGGCCGGGAGTAGCAGCGGAGACGGCGGCCTCACGAAAAGGGAGCACTCATTGGAAGTCACGCGGACTCAGAGTAAAAACGcgaaaaagaagcagagtgtcGATATAGTCCATAGACTTAG CTGTCACAAGAAACAGGAGTCCCTGCTGAGTTCAGCCAGCGGATACAAAAACTACAGAGGAATTCTCAACTGGTGCGTTGTGATGCTG gtTCTGAGTAATGCTCGCCTTTTTTTAGAGAATCTGTTACG GTACGGAATTCTTGTGGATCCGATTCAAGTAGTGTCCTTGTTCCTGAAGGATCCTTACAACTGGCCAGCTGCCTGCTTAGTCATTG TGTCCAACGTCTTCATCCTGGTGGCTCTGTACAACGAGAGGCAGTTGTCACGG GGCTCTTTCAGTGAAGTCATGGGGTTGCTGGTTCACTGCGTTAACCTGTCCACCATTCTCATTTTCCCAGCTGCTGTGGTCCTGCTCGTCCCCTCCATGACCCCAG TTGGGGGAGCTTTTGCACTGGGGACGTCCACTATCCTCCTCCTCAAGCTCTGTTCCTATAAAGATGTCAACAAGTGGTGTCGAGAGATGAGCAGTCTGAAGGCCAAGACTCTGGCAAGATCACTGTCAT gcccgTCATCGCTGTCTTCCAGTGTTGACAACAAAGTGTGTTACCCTGGCAACCTGACCATCCGAG ACATGTACTACTTCATCTTTGCACCGACCCTGTGCTACGAGCTCAACTTCCCTCGCTCTCCCTCCATTCGCATGAGCTTCTTGCTGAGGAGACTGTTTGAGATG cTCTTCTTCATCCAGATGTTGGTGGCGCTCACACAACAG TGGATGGTTCCAATCATTCAAAGTTCCATGAAGCCGCTGGAG GACATGGATCTGTCCAGAATGATGGAGAGGCTTCTGAGATTAGCT GTGCCGAATCATCTGCTGTGGTTGATGTTCTTCTACTGGTTCTTCCACTCCTCGTTGAACTTTACCGCTGAACTGCTGCGCTTTGGAGACCGGCAGTTTTACAACGACTGGTG GAACTCTGAGACGGTGACTTATTTCTGGCAGAACTGGAACATCCCTGTTCACAAGTGGTGTTTACG GCATTTCTATAAGCCGTTGCTGAGGAGAGGCTACAGTAAAACGCTCAGCCAGTCTGCAGTTTTCCTCTTGTCTGCTTTCTTTCACGAG TACTTGGTGAGCGTTCCCCTCAGGATGTTCCGACTCTGGGCGTTCATGGGTATGATGGCGCAG CTTCCACTGGCCTGGTTTGTTGGTCACTTCCTGCGTGGTAACTATGGCAACGCTGCAGTGTGGCTCTCCCTCATCATCGGTCAACCGTTTGCCGTTCTGATGTACGTCCACGACTACTACGTCCTGAACCACAGGCCAGAGGCCGGTGGGACTCTGTAG
- the dgat1b gene encoding diacylglycerol O-acyltransferase 1b isoform X2 produces the protein MLVLSNARLFLENLLRYGILVDPIQVVSLFLKDPYNWPAACLVIVSNVFILVALYNERQLSRGSFSEVMGLLVHCVNLSTILIFPAAVVLLVPSMTPVGGAFALGTSTILLLKLCSYKDVNKWCREMSSLKAKTLARSLSCPSSLSSSVDNKVCYPGNLTIRDMYYFIFAPTLCYELNFPRSPSIRMSFLLRRLFEMLFFIQMLVALTQQWMVPIIQSSMKPLEDMDLSRMMERLLRLAVPNHLLWLMFFYWFFHSSLNFTAELLRFGDRQFYNDWWNSETVTYFWQNWNIPVHKWCLRHFYKPLLRRGYSKTLSQSAVFLLSAFFHEYLVSVPLRMFRLWAFMGMMAQLPLAWFVGHFLRGNYGNAAVWLSLIIGQPFAVLMYVHDYYVLNHRPEAGGTL, from the exons ATGCTG gtTCTGAGTAATGCTCGCCTTTTTTTAGAGAATCTGTTACG GTACGGAATTCTTGTGGATCCGATTCAAGTAGTGTCCTTGTTCCTGAAGGATCCTTACAACTGGCCAGCTGCCTGCTTAGTCATTG TGTCCAACGTCTTCATCCTGGTGGCTCTGTACAACGAGAGGCAGTTGTCACGG GGCTCTTTCAGTGAAGTCATGGGGTTGCTGGTTCACTGCGTTAACCTGTCCACCATTCTCATTTTCCCAGCTGCTGTGGTCCTGCTCGTCCCCTCCATGACCCCAG TTGGGGGAGCTTTTGCACTGGGGACGTCCACTATCCTCCTCCTCAAGCTCTGTTCCTATAAAGATGTCAACAAGTGGTGTCGAGAGATGAGCAGTCTGAAGGCCAAGACTCTGGCAAGATCACTGTCAT gcccgTCATCGCTGTCTTCCAGTGTTGACAACAAAGTGTGTTACCCTGGCAACCTGACCATCCGAG ACATGTACTACTTCATCTTTGCACCGACCCTGTGCTACGAGCTCAACTTCCCTCGCTCTCCCTCCATTCGCATGAGCTTCTTGCTGAGGAGACTGTTTGAGATG cTCTTCTTCATCCAGATGTTGGTGGCGCTCACACAACAG TGGATGGTTCCAATCATTCAAAGTTCCATGAAGCCGCTGGAG GACATGGATCTGTCCAGAATGATGGAGAGGCTTCTGAGATTAGCT GTGCCGAATCATCTGCTGTGGTTGATGTTCTTCTACTGGTTCTTCCACTCCTCGTTGAACTTTACCGCTGAACTGCTGCGCTTTGGAGACCGGCAGTTTTACAACGACTGGTG GAACTCTGAGACGGTGACTTATTTCTGGCAGAACTGGAACATCCCTGTTCACAAGTGGTGTTTACG GCATTTCTATAAGCCGTTGCTGAGGAGAGGCTACAGTAAAACGCTCAGCCAGTCTGCAGTTTTCCTCTTGTCTGCTTTCTTTCACGAG TACTTGGTGAGCGTTCCCCTCAGGATGTTCCGACTCTGGGCGTTCATGGGTATGATGGCGCAG CTTCCACTGGCCTGGTTTGTTGGTCACTTCCTGCGTGGTAACTATGGCAACGCTGCAGTGTGGCTCTCCCTCATCATCGGTCAACCGTTTGCCGTTCTGATGTACGTCCACGACTACTACGTCCTGAACCACAGGCCAGAGGCCGGTGGGACTCTGTAG